The segment GAAGCAGGGCAAGGCCGGTTTGCAAATGAAGAGCCCGGAAAAGAAGCGGCGCAAGTCCAATACGCAGGGCCCTGCCTACTCACACCTGACGGAATTTGCACCACCCCCCACGCCCATGGTGGATCATCTGGTCGCATCCAACCCTTTTGAAGATGACTTTGGTGCCTGTAAGGTGGGGGGTGCGACCCCTCCGTTTCTCGGCAGTCCTGTGCCCTTTGGAGGTTTCCGTGTGCAGGGGGGCATGGCAGGCCAGGTGCCCCCAGGCTACGgcacagggggaggagggggcccccAGCCTCTTCGTCGACAGCCCCCTCCGTTTCCTCCCAATCCTATGGGCCCAACTTTCAACATgcccccccccagggccctggcTACGCTCCCCCAAGCAACATGAACTTTCCCAGCCAGCCCTTCAACCAACCTCTGGGCCAGAACTTTAGTCCTCCTGGTGGGCAGATGATGCCAGGCCCAGTCGGGGGCTTTGGCCCTATGATCTCACCCACCATGGGCCAACCTCCCAGAGGGGAGCTGGGTCCCCCTTCCGTCCCTCAGCGCTTTGCCCAGCCCGGGGCTCCTTTCGGCCCTACTCCTCTCCAGAGACCCGGACAGggactccccagcctgccccccaaTACAAGTCCCTTCCCTGGCCCAGATCCAGGCTTTCCTGGCCctgggggtgaggatggggggaAGCCCTTGAACCCACCTGCTCCTACAGCTTTTCCCCAGGAGCCTCACTCGGGCTCCCCAGCCACCGCAGTTAATGGGAAtcagcccagtttccctccaaacaGCACTGGGCGTGGTGGAGGCACCCCAGAGGCCAACAGCCTGGTACCCCCCACCAAGGCCGGCGGGGGCTCTGGGCCCCAGCCACCCCCAGGCCTGGTATACCCCTGCGGAGCCTGTCGGAGTGAAGTGAATGATGACCAGGATGCCATTCTCTGTGAGGCCTCGTGCCAAAAATGGTTCCACCGCGAGTGCACAGGCATGACTGAGAGTGCCTATGGGCTGCTCACCACGGAGGCCTCAGCTGTCTGGGCCTGCGACCTCTGCCTCAAGA is part of the Sorex araneus isolate mSorAra2 chromosome 2, mSorAra2.pri, whole genome shotgun sequence genome and harbors:
- the LOC129401759 gene encoding LOW QUALITY PROTEIN: pygopus homolog 2-like (The sequence of the model RefSeq protein was modified relative to this genomic sequence to represent the inferred CDS: deleted 3 bases in 2 codons), whose translation is MQEVCQGGGCCRRGRALGLRRARCGRRARRLRLAAPRAAAAAGRRRRAGARAVPPTPPGDGASRGRARPPPPLTGTHTPRPPRRPPPPPDKLEGGGGPARPPPPPPPPPAPPSTGRKQGKAGLQMKSPEKKRRKSNTQGPAYSHLTEFAPPPTPMVDHLVASNPFEDDFGACKVGGATPPFLGSPVPFGGFRVQGGMAGQVPPGYGTGGGGGPQPLRRQPPPFPPNPMGPTFNMPPQGPGYAPPSNMNFPSQPFNQPLGQNFSPPGGQMMPGPVGGFGPMISPTMGQPPRGELGPPSVPQRFAQPGAPFGPTPLQRPGQGLPSLPPNTSPFPGPDPGFPGPGGEDGGKPLNPPAPTAFPQEPHSGSPATAVNGNQPSFPPNSTGRGGGTPEANSLVPPTKAGGGSGPQPPPGLVYPCGACRSEVNDDQDAILCEASCQKWFHRECTGMTESAYGLLTTEASAVWACDLCLKTKEIQSVYIREGMGQLVAANDG